A window of the Pelorhabdus rhamnosifermentans genome harbors these coding sequences:
- a CDS encoding TOBE domain-containing protein: MKVSGRNKLAATVKEIVKGTVMAKVVMDYKGTELVAAITVDAVEDLDLKPGDQVTALIKATEMMVIK; this comes from the coding sequence ATGAAAGTCAGCGGCAGAAATAAATTAGCAGCTACAGTGAAAGAAATTGTTAAAGGTACAGTTATGGCAAAAGTAGTTATGGATTATAAAGGGACTGAATTGGTAGCAGCAATTACTGTTGATGCAGTCGAAGATTTAGATTTAAAACCTGGTGATCAAGTTACTGCCCTTATAAAAGCAACGGAAATGATGGTTATTAAATAA